In Kitasatospora sp. NBC_00240, the following are encoded in one genomic region:
- a CDS encoding NAD(P)H-binding protein, with amino-acid sequence MILVTGATGRIGRELVRELDATDAEVRILVRDPARATELPERAERVVGDLGEPATLTPAFDGVDKLFLLTAGIGHTETAHAVAAAEAAGVGHIVHLSSVNVIGDPMPAMGRWHHRREEIVRACGIPATILRPGGFMTNALEWVPGIRAEGYVLDPVGPGRFAPIDPADIAAVAALVLTGNGHQGAEYVLTGDEVLTVTEQVRIIAGTIGRDIEVRTAATPAQAVRSRFPDGAPQALADAIAEGFALMRADTVGFRTDTVERLLGRRPRTFADWCARNADAFRLPARG; translated from the coding sequence ATGATACTGGTCACCGGTGCCACCGGAAGGATCGGTCGCGAACTCGTCCGCGAACTCGACGCCACGGATGCCGAAGTCCGCATCCTGGTCCGCGACCCGGCCCGCGCCACCGAACTGCCCGAACGCGCCGAACGCGTGGTCGGTGATCTGGGCGAGCCGGCGACCCTGACACCCGCCTTCGACGGCGTCGACAAGCTGTTCCTGCTCACGGCGGGCATCGGCCACACCGAGACCGCCCACGCCGTGGCAGCCGCAGAGGCGGCCGGGGTGGGCCACATCGTGCACCTGTCCTCCGTCAACGTCATCGGTGACCCGATGCCCGCGATGGGCCGCTGGCACCACCGGCGTGAAGAGATCGTCCGGGCCTGCGGCATACCCGCCACGATCCTGCGGCCCGGCGGCTTCATGACCAACGCCCTCGAATGGGTGCCCGGCATCCGCGCGGAAGGGTATGTCCTCGACCCCGTCGGCCCGGGCCGCTTCGCCCCGATCGATCCGGCCGACATCGCCGCCGTCGCCGCCCTCGTCCTCACCGGAAACGGCCACCAGGGCGCGGAGTACGTGCTCACCGGCGACGAGGTGCTCACCGTCACCGAGCAGGTCCGGATCATCGCCGGGACGATCGGTCGCGACATCGAGGTCCGCACGGCGGCCACTCCGGCTCAGGCCGTCCGGTCCCGCTTCCCCGACGGGGCGCCCCAGGCCCTGGCCGACGCCATCGCGGAGGGGTTCGCGCTGATGCGCGCCGACACCGTCGGGTTCCGGACCGACACGGTGGAGCGGCTGCTCGGGCGCCGGCCGCGCACGTTCGCCGACTGGTGCGCGCGTAACGCCGACGCGTTCCGGCTGCCCGCCAGGGGCTGA
- a CDS encoding MarR family winged helix-turn-helix transcriptional regulator → MPEFLDLHGRTTKALRALAEAGMRRHGLHLGQNLLLAALWEQDGSTPGEVATALHVTTPTVVKMATRMTTAGLLTRRRDDRDHRLVRLWLTDAGHALQEPVEAERRSLEEKVTADLTDAEREALLSALAKIHRSASDLLGEPLGPVDPANT, encoded by the coding sequence ATGCCCGAGTTCCTGGACCTGCACGGCAGAACGACGAAGGCGCTCCGGGCCTTGGCCGAGGCCGGCATGCGGCGCCATGGCCTGCACCTGGGACAGAACCTCCTGCTGGCCGCACTGTGGGAACAGGACGGCAGCACACCCGGCGAGGTCGCCACCGCCCTGCACGTCACCACGCCCACCGTGGTCAAGATGGCCACCCGGATGACCACCGCCGGACTGCTGACCCGCCGCCGCGACGACCGCGACCACCGCCTCGTCCGACTCTGGCTCACCGACGCCGGGCACGCGCTGCAGGAGCCGGTCGAGGCGGAACGGCGATCGCTGGAGGAGAAGGTCACCGCAGACCTCACCGACGCCGAACGCGAGGCCCTCCTCAGCGCGCTGGCGAAGATCCACCGGTCGGCGAGCGATCTGCTGGGCGAGCCCCTGGGCCCCGTCGACCCGGCCAACACCTGA
- a CDS encoding MarR family transcriptional regulator gives MEKPTDSIEYETMLLGRHVHMGARSKRTGGNLDRSAYILLSRLRMQGPMSIGGLSEAFGLDASTLNRQTAAMMRAGLVDRIPDLEGGIARKFRITDEGARRLEEARTELVGGLDKVLADWSPEDVAEFAAFLKRFNTDIENLHGRPWPRP, from the coding sequence ATGGAGAAGCCCACGGACTCGATCGAGTACGAGACGATGCTGCTGGGCCGGCACGTCCACATGGGTGCGCGCAGCAAGCGCACCGGCGGGAATCTGGACCGCAGTGCCTACATTTTGCTCAGCCGGCTGCGCATGCAGGGTCCGATGTCCATCGGGGGGCTCAGTGAGGCGTTCGGGCTGGACGCCTCGACCCTCAACCGGCAGACGGCGGCCATGATGCGCGCGGGGCTGGTCGACCGGATCCCCGATCTGGAGGGCGGGATCGCCCGCAAGTTCCGGATCACCGATGAGGGTGCCCGCCGGTTGGAGGAGGCGCGTACGGAGCTGGTCGGTGGCCTGGACAAGGTGCTGGCCGACTGGTCGCCGGAGGACGTGGCCGAGTTCGCGGCCTTCCTGAAGCGTTTCAACACGGACATCGAGAACCTGCACGGGCGGCCCTGGCCCCGGCCCTGA